The Geobacillus genomosp. 3 genome segment ATAATATAAGCTGTGACAATATGCCATAAAAAAACGCACCGTTCCCATTAGGAAACCGTGCGGACAACGCGCAAACCATAACGCAGCATTAACGCTTTAACTTTTTTATAATAATACTCGCCGTTTCTTCAACAGCTTTATTCGTGACGTCAATGACATCGCAGCCGATTTTTTTCACCACCCCGTCAAAATAGGCGAGTTCCTCTTTAATGCGATCCATGTTTGCATAAATGGCTTGATCGTTCAAGCCGAGCGATTTCAGGCGCTCGCGGCGGATCGACAGCAACTTGTCCGGGCTGATTTTCAAGCCGAAACATTTGCTTGGGCCGACTTGGAACAGCTGTTCGGGCGGTTCGACTTCCGGAACAATCGGCACGTTCGCTACCTTCAGCCGCTTATGTGCCAAATATTGCGACAGCGGCGTTTTCGATGTGCGCGACACGCCGATCAACACGATATCAGCGCGCAAAATGCCCCGCGGGTCGCGGCCATCATCGTACTTCACGGCGAATTCAATCGCTTCGATTTTTTTGAAATAGTCTTCGTCAAGCACGCGTACTTGACCCGGTTCATACCTTGGCTTCAGCTGGAACAAGTCGCTCATCTTTTCAATGAGCGGACCGATGATATCGTAAGCGACCACCCCTTCGCGCGCCGCCTCGGCGAGCAAAAATTCCCTCATCTCCGGGACAACGAGCGTAAAGGCGATAATGGCTTGGTTCATTTTCGCCAATGCGACCACTTCGGCTAACGTTGTTTTGTCCTCTACGTATGGGACGCGTTTTACTTGAACCGGCGAGGCGTAAAACTGGCTGGCTGCCGCTTTAACAACAAGCTCAGCCGTCTCCCCGCCCGAATCGGATACGACGTAAACGAGGCGCTGATTCATGTGTCTCCTCCTTTTTGGCTCATACATCATCTTTCGCTAACGAAACAAATGCTTTCGTCATATTCGTTTTCGTAATACGGCCGACCACTTCATAGCCTTTTTCCGTTTTGCGCACGACCGGCATGGCATCGATTTGCTTTTCGATCAGCTGCTCGGCCACGTCAATGAGCGGATCGTCCTTATAACAAACAGCGATGTTCGGCATTCTTGTCATAATAATATTGACCGGAATCGCCGTCAGTTCTTGTTTGCCGATGCTCGCGCGCAACAAATCTTTGCGCGACAAAACGCCGACAAGAAGCGACTCGTCATCGACGACAAACAGCGTGCCCACATCTTCCAGAAACATCGTAACGATCGCATCGTAGACGCTCATGTTTTCGTTGACGACGACCGGAATCGATTGATAATCTTCAACTTTCATCTTTTTAATTTTATCGGCCAACAGCTGCGTGCCCGTTTTTCCGGTATAAAAATAGCCGACGCGCGGCCGTGCCTCCAAATAGCCGGCCATCGTCAAAATGGCCAGATCGGGCCGAAGTGTCGCCCGCGTCAAGTTCAGCTTCTCGGCAATACTCTCTCCGGTGATCGGCCCATAGTCTTTCACAATTTGCAAAATTTGCTCCTGGCGTTTATTCAG includes the following:
- a CDS encoding pyruvate, water dikinase regulatory protein, whose protein sequence is MNQRLVYVVSDSGGETAELVVKAAASQFYASPVQVKRVPYVEDKTTLAEVVALAKMNQAIIAFTLVVPEMREFLLAEAAREGVVAYDIIGPLIEKMSDLFQLKPRYEPGQVRVLDEDYFKKIEAIEFAVKYDDGRDPRGILRADIVLIGVSRTSKTPLSQYLAHKRLKVANVPIVPEVEPPEQLFQVGPSKCFGLKISPDKLLSIRRERLKSLGLNDQAIYANMDRIKEELAYFDGVVKKIGCDVIDVTNKAVEETASIIIKKLKR
- a CDS encoding helix-turn-helix transcriptional regulator — encoded protein: MELNKRQEQILQIVKDYGPITGESIAEKLNLTRATLRPDLAILTMAGYLEARPRVGYFYTGKTGTQLLADKIKKMKVEDYQSIPVVVNENMSVYDAIVTMFLEDVGTLFVVDDESLLVGVLSRKDLLRASIGKQELTAIPVNIIMTRMPNIAVCYKDDPLIDVAEQLIEKQIDAMPVVRKTEKGYEVVGRITKTNMTKAFVSLAKDDV